A single region of the Paraburkholderia megapolitana genome encodes:
- the gspF gene encoding type II secretion system inner membrane protein GspF, which yields MPAFRFEAIDAAGKAQKGVLDADSARGARTQLRTQGLTPLVVEPAATRTRGERQQRLSLGRRLSQREQAIVTRQLASLLIAGLPLDEALAVLTDQSERDYIRELMASIRAEVLGGHSLANALSQHPRDFPEIYRALVAAGEHTGKLGLVLSRLADYIEQSNQLKQKIVLAFTYPGIVTLIAFGIVTFLLSYVVPQVVSVFASTKQQLPFLTIMMMALSGFVRHWWWATLIAIAVVAYIVRATLRQAGPRLAFDRWVLTAPLAGKLVRGYNTVRFASTLGILTAAGVPILRALQAASETLSNKAMRNNIDDAIVRVREGTSLSRALGNTKTFPPVLVHLIRSGEATGDVTTMLDRASEGESRELERRTMFLTSLLEPLLILAMGGVVLVIVLAVMLPIIELNNLVQ from the coding sequence ATGCCGGCATTTCGTTTCGAAGCAATCGATGCGGCCGGCAAGGCGCAGAAAGGCGTACTCGATGCCGACAGCGCGCGCGGTGCGCGCACGCAGTTGCGTACCCAGGGACTGACGCCGCTCGTGGTCGAACCGGCCGCGACCCGCACGCGCGGCGAGCGGCAGCAGCGGCTCTCGCTTGGGCGTCGGCTGTCGCAACGCGAGCAGGCCATCGTCACGCGCCAGCTCGCCAGTCTGCTGATTGCAGGCCTGCCGCTCGACGAAGCGCTCGCGGTTCTCACCGATCAGTCGGAGCGCGATTACATCCGCGAGCTGATGGCGTCGATTCGCGCAGAAGTGCTCGGTGGCCATTCGCTTGCGAATGCGCTGTCCCAGCATCCGCGCGATTTCCCCGAGATCTATCGCGCGCTGGTGGCAGCGGGCGAACATACCGGCAAGCTCGGTCTCGTGCTGTCGCGCCTCGCCGACTACATCGAACAGAGCAACCAGCTGAAGCAGAAGATCGTGCTCGCGTTCACGTACCCGGGCATCGTCACACTGATCGCCTTCGGCATCGTGACGTTCCTGCTGAGCTACGTGGTGCCGCAGGTGGTTAGCGTGTTCGCGAGTACCAAGCAGCAGCTGCCGTTTCTCACCATCATGATGATGGCGCTGTCCGGCTTTGTGCGGCACTGGTGGTGGGCGACGTTGATCGCGATCGCGGTGGTCGCCTACATCGTGCGCGCGACGTTGCGACAGGCCGGACCACGCCTCGCGTTCGACCGCTGGGTGCTCACGGCGCCGCTCGCCGGCAAACTCGTGCGCGGCTACAACACGGTGCGCTTCGCGAGTACGCTCGGCATCCTGACGGCAGCCGGTGTGCCAATCCTGCGCGCGTTGCAGGCGGCAAGCGAAACACTGAGCAACAAGGCGATGCGCAACAACATCGACGATGCGATCGTGCGTGTGCGTGAAGGCACGTCGCTGTCGCGCGCGCTCGGCAATACGAAGACATTTCCGCCGGTGCTCGTGCACCTGATCCGCTCAGGCGAAGCGACCGGCGACGTGACGACGATGCTCGATCGCGCATCGGAAGGCGAATCGCGCGAGCTCGAACGGCGCACGATGTTTCTCACCAGTCTGCTGGAGCCGCTGCTGATTCTCGCGATGGGTGGTGTGGTGCTGGTGATCGTGCTGGCGGTGATGCTGCCGATCATCGAGTTGAACAATCTGGTGCAGTGA
- a CDS encoding type II secretion system protein N has translation MNAIQTRLLSLALFAVFCATLTYWIVTLTSHPAPVPAAAARVPVSTDQAATIFGGQLTRSVNQNVRLFGILVLNGGSSAIVSTGDEPPRAVSLGGKLMQGATLAEVRPRSIIIDRNGAHSEVFLPANAPGPTIYVR, from the coding sequence ATGAACGCTATCCAAACCCGCCTCCTGTCGCTCGCGCTGTTCGCCGTATTCTGCGCGACGCTTACGTACTGGATCGTCACGCTCACGTCGCATCCGGCGCCTGTGCCGGCTGCGGCAGCCCGCGTTCCGGTGTCCACCGACCAGGCCGCCACGATATTCGGCGGACAGCTCACACGCAGCGTCAATCAGAACGTGCGGCTGTTCGGCATCCTTGTGCTAAACGGCGGTTCGTCCGCGATTGTCAGCACCGGTGACGAACCGCCGCGGGCCGTGTCGCTCGGCGGTAAGCTTATGCAAGGAGCAACGCTTGCCGAAGTACGTCCCCGCTCGATCATCATCGATCGCAACGGTGCGCATTCCGAAGTGTTCCTGCCCGCCAACGCACCTGGCCCTACCATCTACGTTCGCTAA
- the gspG gene encoding type II secretion system major pseudopilin GspG yields the protein MQMWTNRRAEIAGVRAGRQRGFTLIEVMVVIAILGILAALIVPKIMSRPDEARRVAAKQDIGTVMQAMKLYRLDNGRYPSQDQGLRALIEKPTTDPVPNNWKDGGYLERLPNDPWGNAYQYLNPGVHGDIDVFSYGADGKPGGEGNDADVGSWQ from the coding sequence ATGCAGATGTGGACCAATCGCCGCGCTGAAATCGCGGGTGTGCGCGCTGGCCGTCAACGGGGGTTCACGTTGATCGAAGTCATGGTGGTGATCGCGATTCTCGGCATTCTGGCCGCGCTGATCGTGCCGAAGATCATGAGCCGCCCGGACGAAGCGCGTCGTGTCGCCGCCAAGCAGGACATCGGCACCGTCATGCAGGCGATGAAACTGTATCGCCTCGATAACGGCCGTTATCCGAGCCAGGACCAGGGCCTGCGCGCACTGATCGAAAAGCCGACCACCGACCCGGTACCGAACAACTGGAAGGACGGCGGTTATCTCGAGCGCCTGCCGAACGATCCGTGGGGCAATGCGTATCAGTATCTGAATCCGGGCGTGCACGGCGACATCGATGTGTTCAGCTATGGAGCAGACGGTAAGCCCGGCGGCGAAGGCAACGACGCCGACGTGGGTTCGTGGCAATAA
- a CDS encoding GspH/FimT family pseudopilin has product MRMPCPFHADVSCEASVPCAPHAASRGALRQRGFTLLEMMVVLVIAGLLLSLASMSLNRNPRTDLNEEAQRLALLFESAGDEAQVRARPIAWQPLDGGFRFEVHSEDGWRPLRDDLLGQRQWQGGVTGVAIDYPGSDTHPDRIVFGTESIDEPVQVTLYSATGNRATIIGTGNGRYEVR; this is encoded by the coding sequence ATGCGTATGCCCTGCCCGTTTCATGCCGACGTTTCGTGCGAGGCGTCGGTGCCATGCGCGCCGCATGCGGCGTCGCGGGGCGCGCTGCGGCAGCGCGGCTTTACGCTGCTGGAAATGATGGTGGTGCTGGTGATCGCGGGGTTGCTGCTATCGCTGGCGTCGATGTCGCTGAACCGCAATCCGCGTACCGATCTGAACGAAGAGGCGCAGCGTCTTGCGTTGCTGTTCGAATCGGCGGGCGACGAGGCGCAGGTGCGAGCCCGGCCGATCGCATGGCAACCGCTCGATGGCGGCTTTCGCTTCGAGGTGCATTCCGAAGACGGCTGGCGTCCGCTGCGCGACGATCTGCTCGGCCAGCGTCAATGGCAAGGTGGCGTGACCGGTGTAGCGATCGACTATCCCGGCTCGGACACGCATCCGGATCGCATCGTGTTCGGCACCGAGAGTATCGACGAACCGGTGCAGGTCACGTTGTATTCGGCGACGGGCAACCGCGCGACGATCATCGGTACGGGCAATGGCCGCTATGAGGTGCGTTGA
- the gspI gene encoding type II secretion system minor pseudopilin GspI produces the protein MRRTECGSRVVGRAAARGFTMIEVLVALAIIAVALSASLRAVGSLATGEADLHRRLLAGWSADNALAQLRLTHTWPDIGSQTFDCSQGNLQLTCTENVAGTPNPLFRRVEVTVTLSGRPGNLAEMVTVVANETNRSL, from the coding sequence ATGCGGCGAACGGAATGTGGGAGCCGCGTCGTGGGCCGTGCGGCCGCGCGTGGCTTCACGATGATCGAGGTGCTCGTCGCACTCGCGATCATCGCGGTGGCGTTGTCGGCGTCGCTGCGCGCGGTGGGTAGTCTCGCCACCGGCGAAGCGGACCTGCACCGGCGCTTGCTGGCCGGCTGGAGCGCCGACAATGCGCTCGCGCAGTTGCGCTTGACACATACATGGCCCGATATCGGGTCGCAGACTTTCGACTGTTCGCAAGGTAATTTGCAGCTGACGTGCACGGAGAATGTGGCGGGAACGCCGAACCCATTATTCCGCCGCGTGGAAGTAACGGTGACGTTGTCCGGACGTCCGGGCAATCTCGCGGAGATGGTGACGGTGGTGGCGAATGAAACCAATCGTTCGCTCTGA
- a CDS encoding PulJ/GspJ family protein — MKPIVRSERRVSRTGRRTVAGFTLIELLVAIAIMAVIAVLSWRGLDQIMRGRQTITNAMEDERVFAQMFDQMRIDARQAATDDEAGQPAVSVRGNVLQIVRELNAPGVAPRLEVVRYRIGNGRVVRYVSPPLGNLNDLQRALQAGSENDWSSVALMSGVGAINARLYVPKVGWTTQMTDVQSAITENANNLKVPQLGNAPLPRAVSGLEVSIGATSLAKPVTRVFLVGE; from the coding sequence ATGAAACCAATCGTTCGCTCTGAGCGCCGCGTGTCGCGAACCGGTCGCAGGACGGTGGCCGGCTTCACGCTGATCGAGTTGCTGGTGGCGATCGCGATCATGGCGGTCATTGCGGTGTTGTCGTGGCGCGGGCTCGACCAGATCATGCGCGGCCGGCAGACGATTACCAACGCGATGGAAGACGAGCGCGTGTTCGCGCAGATGTTCGATCAGATGCGCATCGACGCACGCCAGGCCGCCACCGACGATGAAGCGGGTCAGCCGGCCGTATCGGTGCGCGGCAATGTGCTGCAGATCGTCCGCGAGCTCAATGCACCGGGTGTCGCGCCGCGTCTGGAGGTGGTGCGTTACCGCATCGGCAATGGGCGAGTGGTCCGCTACGTGTCGCCGCCGCTCGGCAACCTGAACGACTTGCAGCGTGCGTTGCAGGCGGGCAGCGAGAATGACTGGAGTTCGGTGGCGCTGATGAGCGGCGTTGGAGCGATCAACGCACGGCTCTACGTGCCGAAAGTCGGCTGGACCACACAGATGACCGACGTGCAGTCGGCGATCACCGAGAACGCCAATAACCTGAAGGTGCCGCAGCTGGGCAATGCGCCGTTGCCGCGTGCCGTGAGCGGACTCGAGGTCAGTATCGGAGCGACGTCGCTGGCGAAACCGGTGACGCGCGTGTTTCTGGTCGGCGAGTGA
- the gspK gene encoding type II secretion system minor pseudopilin GspK: MRGVEVMRAWLPVRRGTAPSRACARRRGPHVHGPRHTGRERGAAIISALLVVALSAILVSGMLYRQQVQIRRIENQRLLAQAQWVSRGALDWTRLILRSEADSSGGITYLGGVWGVPIAKTRLSDFLGQIGEKRAQEGSDTYLSGSIEDAEAKFNLRNLVSSPAPGTLQLDIAQIQAFQRLLTMLGINGQLAKTTAIQVRLALLHSATRFQAPPLTGGPGSTQTIGGGGGGDGSNFTDKPGIDDDSSDTGVPPLQMTSVDSLLDVPGFTSEQVARLRPFVTVLPTATPINMNTATAEVIAAVVPGMNLSNAQALVARRETVFFRNVGDVTLALQAAGVQNVLIDPNQLDVNTSYFLVHGRVQHERAEVDRTTLVYRDSLTHTTRIVRVRDQL; this comes from the coding sequence ATGAGGGGCGTTGAGGTGATGCGAGCATGGCTGCCGGTCCGGCGGGGCACTGCCCCCAGCCGCGCCTGCGCTCGCCGTCGCGGCCCGCATGTGCATGGTCCTCGTCACACAGGGCGCGAACGGGGCGCGGCCATCATCAGCGCGCTGCTGGTCGTCGCGCTGTCGGCCATCCTCGTGTCGGGCATGTTGTATCGCCAGCAGGTGCAGATCCGTCGCATCGAGAACCAGCGTCTGCTCGCGCAGGCGCAATGGGTGTCGCGCGGCGCGCTCGACTGGACCCGTCTGATCCTGCGCTCGGAAGCCGATAGCTCGGGCGGTATCACGTACCTCGGTGGCGTATGGGGCGTGCCCATCGCCAAGACGCGGCTCTCGGATTTTCTCGGGCAGATCGGCGAAAAACGTGCACAGGAAGGTTCGGACACGTATCTGTCGGGTTCGATCGAAGACGCCGAAGCGAAATTCAATCTGCGTAATCTCGTGTCGAGCCCCGCGCCCGGCACGCTGCAACTCGACATCGCGCAGATCCAGGCATTCCAGCGTTTGCTCACGATGCTCGGCATCAACGGCCAGCTCGCCAAGACGACGGCGATCCAGGTGCGCCTCGCGCTGTTGCACTCGGCAACCCGTTTTCAGGCGCCGCCGCTTACGGGCGGACCGGGTTCGACGCAGACGATCGGCGGTGGGGGCGGTGGTGATGGCAGCAACTTCACCGACAAGCCTGGCATCGACGACGACAGCAGCGACACGGGTGTCCCGCCGCTGCAGATGACCAGCGTCGATTCGCTGCTCGACGTGCCCGGTTTCACATCGGAACAGGTCGCCCGCCTGCGCCCGTTCGTGACCGTGCTGCCGACGGCCACCCCGATCAACATGAACACCGCCACCGCCGAGGTGATCGCCGCTGTCGTGCCCGGCATGAATCTGTCGAACGCGCAGGCACTGGTCGCACGCCGCGAGACAGTGTTTTTCCGCAACGTCGGCGATGTGACGCTCGCGCTGCAGGCCGCCGGCGTGCAGAACGTATTGATCGATCCGAACCAGCTCGATGTGAACACCAGTTATTTCCTGGTCCACGGCCGCGTGCAGCACGAGCGCGCGGAAGTGGACCGCACGACGCTCGTCTATCGCGACTCGTTGACGCATACCACCCGTATCGTGCGGGTGCGAGACCAACTATGA
- the gspL gene encoding type II secretion system protein GspL — protein sequence MSTLIVLLPPRDPAVPSQEWQLPELPFLLLDKSGRTQRAGRSALALLPRASSTVLMVAARDVLMLATALPPLKGPRLRQALPNIVEDQLIQDPQTCHIAVDPKPLDERRHVVAIIDRGWFRFITESFTAAGHRSLRAVPVTRCLPSAAPLGAPGKATEPGDAEAAQPSVEELAAAAAELTTVVAAVLGTVVSTAPALLGEAALDTGAPRVELAVLRGVLGEGLAVPASTVQTTLTALSGAAPVKLHVLTDMPGSEPRLAGNARGSLASYVTGAQPLPFETLARRALESRFDLCQFEFASQPWRLDRATLRRLRVPVLLGVAALVVAIICTNVQWLMLARQRDALSAQMTELLLNAFPKTTVVLDAPDQMTRQLQQLRVAAGELSPDDFLSLADGLARSLGPIPVNAVAALDYHERRLDVTFKPEVKVDPDLAKRLAGNGLSGTVDSDTVGKWTIKHGNAQ from the coding sequence TTGAGCACACTGATCGTTCTACTGCCGCCGCGCGACCCGGCGGTTCCATCGCAGGAATGGCAACTGCCGGAGCTGCCGTTTCTGCTGCTCGACAAGTCCGGGCGCACGCAACGCGCGGGCCGTTCGGCGCTCGCGCTGCTGCCGCGCGCATCGTCGACCGTGCTGATGGTCGCTGCGCGCGATGTGCTGATGCTTGCCACCGCGTTGCCGCCGTTGAAGGGCCCGCGGTTGCGTCAGGCGTTGCCGAACATCGTCGAGGATCAACTGATCCAGGACCCGCAAACCTGTCACATCGCCGTCGACCCCAAGCCGCTCGACGAGCGTCGGCATGTGGTTGCGATCATCGATCGCGGCTGGTTCAGGTTCATCACCGAGTCCTTTACCGCAGCCGGGCATCGCAGTTTGCGTGCGGTACCGGTGACGCGCTGTCTGCCGTCCGCGGCGCCGCTAGGAGCACCCGGGAAGGCAACCGAACCCGGCGACGCCGAGGCCGCGCAACCGAGCGTCGAAGAACTGGCCGCCGCTGCGGCTGAACTGACGACGGTGGTCGCCGCGGTGCTTGGCACGGTGGTGTCGACCGCGCCGGCGCTGCTTGGCGAGGCCGCGCTCGACACCGGCGCGCCGCGTGTCGAACTGGCTGTGCTGCGTGGTGTGCTCGGCGAAGGGCTCGCCGTGCCCGCGAGCACGGTGCAAACGACCCTTACCGCGCTATCGGGCGCCGCTCCCGTCAAGCTGCACGTACTGACCGACATGCCGGGCAGCGAGCCGCGTCTTGCCGGAAATGCGCGCGGCAGTCTCGCGTCGTACGTAACCGGTGCGCAGCCGCTGCCGTTCGAAACCCTGGCGCGGCGTGCGCTGGAGAGCCGCTTCGACCTGTGCCAGTTCGAATTCGCGTCGCAGCCGTGGCGGCTCGATCGCGCGACGCTGCGGCGTTTGCGTGTCCCCGTGTTGCTGGGGGTGGCGGCGCTGGTGGTGGCGATCATCTGTACGAATGTGCAATGGCTGATGCTCGCGCGGCAACGCGACGCGTTGAGCGCGCAGATGACCGAGCTGCTGCTGAATGCGTTCCCGAAGACGACCGTCGTGCTCGATGCGCCCGATCAGATGACGCGCCAGTTGCAACAACTGCGCGTAGCTGCGGGCGAACTGTCGCCGGACGATTTCCTGTCGCTGGCCGACGGTCTGGCACGTTCGCTCGGGCCGATTCCGGTGAACGCGGTCGCTGCGCTCGATTATCACGAGAGGCGCCTCGACGTGACGTTCAAGCCCGAGGTCAAGGTCGATCCGGATCTGGCCAAGCGGCTTGCTGGTAACGGGCTGTCCGGCACGGTCGATAGCGACACCGTCGGCAAGTGGACGATCAAGCACGGGAACGCACAATGA
- the gspM gene encoding type II secretion system protein GspM, whose protein sequence is MKAQLLEAWATFWDARNAREKALLTWGGVALAIVIGWSVLWAPAQQGRAHLRDDLPAMQRHLAEMTAQANEAQALSGAAQGVAPTGGALKDALTTSLTEHGLAPTQVQVLGDVVQVQLKNASFPAWIQWLDDVRKQLKVQVAEAHVTALKADGQVDLTASLQPSTAK, encoded by the coding sequence ATGAAAGCGCAATTACTCGAAGCCTGGGCGACATTCTGGGACGCGCGCAATGCGCGTGAAAAGGCGCTGCTTACGTGGGGCGGCGTGGCGCTGGCCATCGTGATCGGCTGGTCGGTGCTGTGGGCGCCGGCGCAGCAGGGCCGTGCGCATCTGCGCGACGACCTGCCCGCGATGCAGCGGCATCTCGCGGAGATGACCGCGCAGGCCAACGAAGCGCAGGCGCTGTCGGGCGCCGCGCAAGGCGTGGCGCCGACCGGCGGTGCGCTCAAGGATGCGCTCACCACCTCGCTCACCGAACACGGTCTCGCGCCCACCCAGGTGCAGGTGCTCGGCGATGTCGTTCAGGTGCAGTTGAAGAACGCGTCGTTTCCGGCGTGGATCCAGTGGCTCGACGACGTGCGCAAGCAGTTGAAAGTGCAGGTGGCCGAGGCGCACGTGACGGCGCTGAAGGCCGACGGCCAGGTCGACCTGACGGCGTCGCTGCAACCGTCGACCGCGAAGTGA
- a CDS encoding type II secretion system protein N, whose protein sequence is MSLWIRRARVVLPWVLVGTVSCAVVLLAMLPAAWITPQFAKKTQGHINLVDPAGSLWHGSATLMLAAGPDASAATLLPGRIEWRTAFWPLFIGRVRMEMRQSEAMPDPVNVDAAASSATLSAGSIAVPASLLTGLGAPFNTLDLQGDVRLSWTDWRAFRGQSFGQLTVTLNDMSSRVSRVKPLGSYRVVFQAEGAASTLDLSTLKGPLLLDGHGTLGNGGSSFQGTASASPDQKDNLAGLLNLLGRPNGPGTVALTFTR, encoded by the coding sequence ATGAGTCTCTGGATACGACGCGCTCGCGTCGTGCTGCCGTGGGTGCTGGTGGGGACGGTATCGTGCGCGGTCGTGCTGCTGGCGATGTTGCCGGCTGCCTGGATCACGCCGCAGTTCGCGAAGAAGACGCAAGGACATATCAACCTCGTCGATCCGGCGGGCTCGCTGTGGCACGGCTCGGCGACGCTGATGCTCGCTGCGGGACCGGATGCGAGCGCGGCGACGCTGCTGCCTGGGCGGATCGAATGGCGCACGGCGTTCTGGCCGCTCTTTATCGGCCGGGTGCGGATGGAGATGCGGCAGAGCGAGGCGATGCCCGATCCGGTGAACGTCGATGCCGCGGCGAGTAGCGCGACGCTGTCGGCGGGCAGCATTGCCGTCCCGGCTTCGCTGCTGACGGGGCTCGGCGCACCGTTCAATACGCTCGATCTGCAAGGCGACGTGCGGCTGTCGTGGACCGACTGGCGCGCGTTTCGCGGCCAGTCGTTCGGTCAGTTGACTGTCACGCTCAACGATATGAGTTCGCGTGTTTCGCGGGTCAAGCCGTTGGGATCGTACCGGGTGGTGTTTCAGGCAGAAGGCGCGGCGTCGACGCTCGATCTGTCGACGTTAAAGGGGCCGTTGCTGCTCGATGGGCATGGCACGCTGGGTAACGGCGGATCGTCGTTTCAGGGCACGGCGAGCGCGTCGCCTGATCAGAAGGACAACCTCGCGGGGCTGTTGAACCTGCTCGGGCGTCCGAATGGGCCGGGTACGGTTGCGCTGACGTTTACGCGGTGA